The Pseudomonas berkeleyensis genome includes a region encoding these proteins:
- the asd gene encoding archaetidylserine decarboxylase (Phosphatidylserine decarboxylase is synthesized as a single chain precursor. Generation of the pyruvoyl active site from a Ser is coupled to cleavage of a Gly-Ser bond between the larger (beta) and smaller (alpha chains). It is an integral membrane protein.) — protein MKQRLFILSQYLLPHHLLSRLIGCVAECRIGWLKNRLIAWFAKQYQVNMSEAQVEELSAYEHFNAFFTRALKDGARPLDETPGAILSPADGAISQLGAIEHGRIFQAKGHSFSATELLGGDTSRAAPFMGGQFATVYLSPKDYHRVHMPLAGTLKEMVYVPGRLFSVNQTTAENVPELFARNERVVCLFDTERGPMAVVLVGAMIVASVETVWAGLVTPPKRELKSTRYDAESRGPIELAKGAELGRFKLGSTAIVLFGPEQVQWAEELGAGSPVRMGQLLGNARA, from the coding sequence ATGAAACAACGTCTTTTTATCCTCAGCCAGTACCTGCTGCCTCACCATCTGCTCTCGCGCCTGATCGGCTGCGTGGCCGAATGCCGCATCGGCTGGCTGAAGAATCGCCTGATCGCCTGGTTCGCCAAGCAGTACCAGGTCAACATGAGCGAAGCCCAGGTCGAAGAGCTGAGCGCATACGAGCACTTCAACGCCTTCTTCACCCGCGCACTGAAAGACGGCGCCCGCCCGCTGGATGAAACCCCCGGTGCAATTCTCAGCCCGGCCGATGGTGCGATCAGCCAACTGGGCGCCATCGAGCATGGCCGTATCTTCCAGGCCAAGGGCCACAGCTTCAGCGCCACCGAACTGCTCGGCGGCGACACCAGCCGCGCCGCTCCCTTCATGGGTGGCCAGTTTGCCACCGTGTACCTTTCCCCCAAGGACTACCACCGCGTCCATATGCCGCTGGCCGGCACCCTGAAGGAGATGGTCTACGTGCCGGGTCGCCTGTTCTCGGTCAACCAGACCACCGCGGAAAACGTACCGGAACTCTTTGCCCGCAACGAGCGCGTGGTCTGCCTGTTCGACACCGAGCGCGGCCCGATGGCCGTGGTACTGGTCGGCGCGATGATCGTGGCCAGCGTGGAAACCGTGTGGGCCGGTCTGGTCACACCACCCAAACGCGAGCTGAAGAGCACTCGTTACGACGCCGAGTCGCGCGGCCCTATCGAGCTGGCCAAGGGTGCCGAGCTGGGACGTTTCAAACTGGGCTCAACCGCCATCGTTCTGTTCGGCCCGGAACAGGTGCAGTGGGCCGAAGAGTTGGGCGCCGGCAGCCCCGTGCGCATGGGACAGTTGCTCGGCAATGCCCGAGCCTGA